In Aeromicrobium marinum DSM 15272, one genomic interval encodes:
- a CDS encoding MGMT family protein has product MDGEFTEQVLAVVESIPVGRVLTYGLIADAVGRGGPRQVGGVMARDGEAVCWWRVVRADGSLPPHLMIEAQQRWKDEGTPVRRGRVDVARAVADHPVGGL; this is encoded by the coding sequence ATGGACGGTGAGTTCACCGAGCAGGTGCTGGCGGTCGTCGAGTCGATCCCGGTCGGCCGCGTGCTCACCTACGGCCTGATCGCCGACGCCGTGGGCCGCGGCGGTCCGCGCCAGGTGGGCGGGGTGATGGCGCGCGACGGTGAGGCCGTCTGCTGGTGGCGGGTCGTCCGTGCCGACGGCAGCCTCCCGCCCCACCTCATGATCGAGGCCCAGCAACGCTGGAAGGACGAGGGCACGCCGGTGCGGCGCGGTCGGGTCGACGTCGCCCGCGCCGTCGCGGACCACCCTGTCGGTGGTCTCTGA
- a CDS encoding ATP-dependent helicase yields the protein MPDPTAPQFRLRRPERASASAPRLDPDQRAVVDHRGAPLLVLAGPGTGKTTTLVELVADRIGHDEVQPDQVLMLTFSRKAAEEMRARVAARLGGTAAPVRAMTFHAWCYALVRQFADPEEFAAPPTLMTAAEQDAVLAELLAGHDPSTWPAGLRPALRTRGFATEVGGFLSSLASGGRTTDDLRRLAADLDRPAWARVADALEEYGAVTDAQNLTDYAELVVRASALLDDPEASAAVRHDLRLVVVDEYQDTDTLQVEVLRKLVGPAQQLVAVGDHDQSVYGFRGADVANMARFTDHFEGAEVRALRTTRRFGPRIRAAATAVLPPGQPGGLPVEVVRQHRDLACVAASEGEVEILTFATPAAEVEHIAQLLRREHLEGGRPWSDLAVLVRTSAQLDRLHRALVAADVPCEVAGDEIPLVAEPAVRVLLGALGAADRLARGEELEPELAHTLLTGPLAGMDAPDLRSFARRLRDTDRETPSRVLLARAVSGLHAGDHELDPAARRLAELLARAADLVQRREPPEQVLWELWDGTDWPRRLDLAWESGGADRAAADRDLDAVVALFHHAARSEERHTRRTVQAFLADLRSQQLPADRLADSTARPAAVRLMTAHRAKGLEWPVVVVAGVQEDIWPNLTARPSLLRPDLLDGSPVTARDRLHEERRVLYVALTRAGERLVVTAVDPGSAEAEGPSRFVAELAAAGSDHGFGVESRLGRPSRPMSLRSVITALRRCAADPDPEVRASAAGLLARIAGHGSPNARVAHPDTWWGLVDPTRSEAPLRDPEQSLGLSGSSITSITGCSLKWFLSSEANGSRGSSTAQGFGLVVHAVAADVVRRGLERPTAAELQAHLDAVWHRLGHETAWIGERERAEAHQALARFATWHAANARTPLAAEHEFRAELVVDGETVVLRGSMDRVELDAEGRVHIVDFKNSKHAPAAAEVLQHPQLGVYQLAIATEGIEGHHEVGGSELVQLRIPAGSATPDAPKVQVQPAPADPTASFVHDLVRQAVHTMRTEELAATPDTCTFCEFEVVCPARTTFSIGARR from the coding sequence GTGCCCGACCCCACCGCCCCGCAGTTCCGGCTCCGCCGGCCCGAGCGCGCCTCGGCGTCCGCTCCGCGGCTCGACCCCGACCAGCGGGCCGTGGTCGACCACCGCGGCGCGCCCCTGCTGGTCCTGGCCGGCCCCGGCACCGGCAAGACCACCACCCTCGTCGAGCTGGTGGCCGACCGCATCGGCCACGACGAGGTGCAGCCCGACCAGGTGCTGATGCTGACGTTCAGCCGCAAGGCCGCCGAGGAGATGCGCGCCCGGGTCGCCGCTCGTCTGGGCGGCACCGCGGCACCGGTGCGGGCGATGACCTTCCACGCCTGGTGCTACGCCCTGGTCCGGCAGTTCGCCGATCCCGAGGAGTTCGCCGCCCCGCCGACGCTGATGACCGCCGCCGAGCAGGACGCGGTGCTCGCCGAGCTGCTGGCCGGTCACGATCCGTCCACCTGGCCCGCCGGTCTGCGGCCGGCCCTGCGCACCCGAGGATTCGCCACCGAGGTCGGCGGTTTCCTGAGCTCTCTCGCCTCCGGCGGACGCACCACCGACGACCTGCGCCGGCTCGCGGCCGATCTCGACCGGCCCGCCTGGGCCCGGGTCGCCGATGCGCTGGAGGAGTACGGCGCCGTCACGGACGCGCAGAACCTCACCGACTACGCCGAGCTGGTGGTCCGCGCGTCGGCGTTGCTCGACGACCCGGAGGCCTCGGCGGCGGTCCGGCACGACCTGCGGCTGGTCGTCGTCGACGAGTACCAGGACACCGACACCCTGCAGGTCGAGGTGCTGCGCAAGCTGGTCGGACCCGCCCAGCAGCTGGTGGCCGTGGGCGACCACGACCAGTCCGTCTACGGCTTCCGTGGTGCCGACGTCGCGAACATGGCCCGCTTCACCGACCACTTCGAGGGCGCCGAGGTGCGCGCGTTGCGCACGACCCGGCGGTTCGGGCCGCGGATCCGGGCTGCGGCCACCGCGGTGCTGCCGCCCGGGCAGCCCGGGGGGCTCCCCGTCGAGGTGGTCCGTCAGCACCGCGACCTCGCGTGCGTCGCGGCGAGCGAGGGCGAGGTCGAGATCCTCACCTTCGCCACTCCCGCCGCCGAGGTCGAGCACATCGCCCAGCTGTTGCGCCGTGAGCACCTCGAGGGCGGGCGGCCGTGGTCCGACCTGGCCGTGCTGGTCCGCACGTCGGCGCAGCTCGACCGGCTGCACCGGGCCCTCGTCGCCGCCGACGTGCCGTGCGAGGTCGCCGGCGACGAGATCCCACTGGTCGCCGAACCGGCCGTCCGGGTCCTGCTGGGTGCGCTCGGCGCGGCCGACCGGCTCGCCCGCGGCGAGGAGCTGGAGCCCGAGCTCGCGCACACCCTGCTCACCGGACCGCTGGCCGGGATGGATGCACCCGACCTGCGGTCCTTCGCCCGCCGTCTGCGCGACACCGACCGCGAGACCCCCTCCCGTGTGCTGCTGGCGCGTGCGGTCTCCGGCCTGCACGCGGGCGATCACGAACTCGACCCGGCCGCCCGACGCCTGGCCGAGCTGCTCGCCCGCGCGGCGGACCTGGTGCAGCGACGCGAACCCCCCGAGCAGGTCCTGTGGGAGCTGTGGGACGGCACCGACTGGCCGCGCCGGCTCGATCTGGCCTGGGAGTCCGGAGGCGCCGACCGTGCGGCCGCCGACCGCGATCTCGACGCCGTGGTGGCGCTGTTCCACCATGCGGCACGGTCGGAGGAGCGGCACACCCGCCGCACGGTGCAGGCCTTCCTCGCCGACCTCAGGTCGCAGCAGCTGCCGGCCGACCGGCTGGCCGACAGCACGGCCCGCCCTGCTGCGGTCCGGCTGATGACGGCGCACCGCGCCAAGGGTCTGGAGTGGCCCGTCGTGGTCGTCGCCGGCGTGCAGGAGGACATCTGGCCGAACCTGACCGCCCGACCGTCGCTGCTGCGACCCGACCTGCTGGACGGGTCCCCGGTCACGGCCCGCGACCGTCTGCACGAGGAACGTCGGGTGCTGTACGTCGCGCTCACGCGGGCCGGCGAGCGGCTGGTCGTCACGGCGGTCGACCCCGGATCGGCCGAGGCCGAGGGCCCCAGCCGGTTCGTCGCGGAGCTGGCCGCGGCCGGGAGCGACCACGGCTTCGGCGTCGAGTCCCGGCTGGGTCGACCCTCCCGGCCGATGTCGTTGCGGTCGGTCATCACGGCGCTGCGGCGCTGCGCCGCCGACCCCGACCCCGAGGTCCGGGCCTCCGCTGCCGGGCTGTTGGCCCGCATCGCCGGTCACGGCTCGCCGAACGCCCGGGTCGCGCACCCCGACACGTGGTGGGGCCTGGTGGACCCGACCCGCTCGGAGGCGCCGTTGCGTGACCCCGAGCAGTCGCTGGGGCTCTCGGGTTCCAGCATCACCAGCATCACGGGCTGCTCGCTCAAGTGGTTCCTGTCCAGCGAGGCGAACGGATCGCGGGGGTCGTCCACGGCGCAGGGCTTCGGCCTGGTGGTGCACGCCGTGGCCGCCGACGTGGTGCGCCGCGGGCTCGAGCGGCCGACCGCCGCCGAGCTGCAGGCGCACCTCGACGCGGTGTGGCACAGGCTCGGGCACGAGACCGCCTGGATCGGCGAGCGCGAGCGCGCCGAGGCGCACCAGGCCTTGGCGCGGTTCGCCACGTGGCACGCCGCCAACGCCCGCACCCCCCTGGCCGCCGAGCACGAGTTCCGGGCCGAGCTGGTGGTCGACGGCGAGACCGTCGTGCTGCGGGGGTCGATGGACCGGGTCGAGCTCGATGCCGAGGGCCGGGTCCACATCGTCGACTTCAAGAACAGCAAGCACGCTCCCGCGGCCGCGGAGGTGCTGCAGCACCCCCAGCTGGGTGTCTACCAGCTGGCGATCGCGACCGAGGGCATCGAGGGGCACCACGAGGTCGGGGGCAGCGAGCTGGTGCAGCTGCGCATCCCGGCGGGCAGCGCCACGCCCGACGCCCCGAAGGTGCAGGTGCAGCCCGCTCCGGCCGACCCGACGGCGTCCTTCGTGCACGACCTGGTGCGGCAGGCGGTGCACACGATGCGCACCGAGGAGCTCGCGGCCACTCCCGACACGTGCACGTTCTGCGAGTTCGAGGTCGTCTGCCCCGCCCGCACCACCTTCTCCATCGGGGCCCGGCGATGA
- a CDS encoding ATP-dependent DNA helicase translates to MSPTDGAPRPISDIDHLCRVLDIDYSDEQRAAITAPQHGTHAIIAGAGSGKTAVMAARVVWLVGHERVDPERVLGLTFTAKAAAELAGRVRASLATALDMGDAGEPTISTYHAFAGRLIAEHGLRLGLEPDLRVLTDARRHQLVVRVLRRVDHPLQHVSTHLPSVVGDVLALDGQLSEHLVTTEQLRLHDHAVVAEMAAADKPLKLHRDVAATAAKRIELSGLVDRYRAAKAEAGVMDFSDQMAWGTELARLPEVSDDLGGRYDVVLLDEYQDTSVAQRDLLAALFQGRITAVGDPAQGIYGWRGAATGNLEGFIEQFTPAGVERVRPFSLAVSRRCGHRIIDIAGHAARDFYASSDVVQPLRAAPDNPEGEVTVALHRTVADEIAAVADAVREAGRRHDPPQWNEIGVLVRNGAENAEIVQALRAREVPVEIVGLTGLLAQPEVLDVLAVLEVLDDMTANPSMLRLLAGPRWRIGDRDLALLGRRARRLSESARTREDPDAGDVDAVLAHELERATAGVDPTEVVSLAEAVADPGPAPYSPEARQRLGEIAQFLARLRRHAHEPLVDLVHRVVRDLQLDVELDVEGVGTDNLTQLHDAVARYAGDDPHASLGGLMAYLQAERDYADGLDVSTPSEANSVKVLTVHKSKGLEYDEVFVPFLADGVFPSGRSRDRWTGVARALPVSLRGDGDSLADLTEFTTAGVARYKQESAQESMMEEVRLAYVAFTRARHRLHLSGHRWGRTQKRPRGVSRFLADAHEWSVASGCEPEVWSPEPADDEPNPLGETVRHAWPHPVDGMQPRRELAAEVRRRMAADGPPPDVHPVHADLATELDLLLAEAERVADPVVEVTLPSALSATQAMAWAADADAFARDLARPRPRRPSRAARFGTSFHAWIESTYLPNQQGLLLDPSDLPGRGDTDISDDADLAAMKAAFEAGPYAGREPVSIEEGFTLHLGAQRLIGRIDAVFTTTLPDGTDGYEVVDWKTNRAATADPLQLAVYRLAWAEKHDVPVDRVVGTFVYVRLDQVVRHDDLPGRPELERLLGG, encoded by the coding sequence ATGAGCCCGACCGACGGCGCGCCCCGCCCGATCAGCGACATCGACCACCTCTGCCGGGTGCTCGACATCGACTACAGCGACGAGCAACGGGCCGCCATCACCGCGCCCCAGCACGGCACCCACGCGATCATCGCGGGCGCCGGCTCGGGCAAGACCGCGGTCATGGCCGCCCGCGTCGTCTGGCTGGTCGGCCACGAGCGCGTCGACCCCGAACGTGTCCTCGGGCTCACCTTCACGGCCAAGGCCGCCGCCGAGCTCGCCGGGCGGGTCCGCGCCTCGCTGGCGACGGCGCTCGACATGGGCGACGCCGGTGAACCGACCATCTCGACCTACCACGCCTTCGCCGGCCGGCTCATCGCCGAGCACGGTCTGCGCCTCGGACTGGAGCCGGACCTGCGGGTGCTGACCGACGCCCGACGTCACCAGCTGGTCGTCCGGGTGCTCCGCCGGGTGGACCACCCCCTGCAGCACGTCTCGACCCACCTGCCGTCGGTGGTGGGTGACGTCCTCGCGCTCGACGGCCAGCTCTCCGAGCACCTGGTCACCACCGAGCAGCTGCGCCTGCACGACCATGCGGTCGTTGCCGAGATGGCCGCGGCCGACAAGCCGCTGAAGCTGCACCGCGACGTCGCCGCCACCGCTGCCAAGCGGATCGAGCTCAGCGGGCTCGTCGACCGCTACCGCGCGGCGAAGGCCGAGGCCGGTGTCATGGACTTCTCCGACCAGATGGCGTGGGGCACCGAGCTGGCCCGCCTGCCGGAGGTGTCCGACGACCTCGGCGGGCGGTACGACGTGGTGCTGCTCGACGAGTACCAGGACACCTCGGTGGCCCAGCGCGACCTGCTGGCCGCCCTCTTCCAGGGCCGCATCACCGCCGTGGGCGACCCGGCCCAGGGCATCTACGGATGGCGGGGCGCAGCCACGGGCAACCTCGAGGGCTTCATCGAGCAGTTCACCCCCGCGGGTGTCGAGCGCGTCCGCCCCTTCAGCCTGGCGGTCAGCCGGCGGTGCGGGCACCGCATCATCGACATCGCCGGTCACGCGGCGCGCGACTTCTACGCGTCCTCCGACGTGGTGCAGCCGCTGCGGGCCGCGCCCGACAACCCCGAGGGCGAGGTCACCGTCGCGTTGCACCGCACCGTCGCCGACGAGATCGCCGCCGTGGCCGACGCCGTGCGCGAGGCCGGGCGCCGGCACGACCCGCCGCAGTGGAACGAGATCGGCGTCCTGGTGCGCAACGGGGCCGAGAACGCCGAGATCGTGCAGGCGCTGCGAGCCCGCGAGGTTCCCGTCGAGATCGTCGGCCTCACCGGGCTGCTGGCCCAGCCGGAGGTGCTCGACGTCCTCGCCGTGCTCGAGGTCCTCGACGACATGACCGCCAACCCGTCGATGCTGCGGCTGCTGGCCGGTCCCCGGTGGCGGATCGGTGACCGCGACCTGGCCCTGCTGGGGCGTCGCGCCCGCCGGCTCAGCGAGTCGGCGCGCACGCGGGAGGACCCCGATGCCGGGGACGTCGACGCGGTGCTCGCGCACGAGCTGGAGCGCGCCACCGCCGGCGTCGACCCCACCGAGGTCGTCTCGCTCGCCGAGGCGGTGGCCGATCCCGGCCCGGCGCCGTACTCGCCGGAGGCCCGGCAGCGGCTGGGCGAGATCGCGCAGTTCCTCGCCCGGCTCCGGCGTCATGCGCACGAGCCCCTCGTCGACCTGGTGCACCGGGTGGTGCGCGACCTGCAGCTCGACGTCGAGCTCGACGTCGAGGGCGTCGGCACCGACAACCTGACGCAGCTGCACGACGCCGTGGCCCGCTACGCCGGAGACGACCCCCACGCCTCGCTCGGGGGACTGATGGCCTACCTGCAGGCCGAGCGCGACTACGCCGACGGGCTCGACGTCAGCACGCCGTCGGAGGCCAACTCGGTCAAGGTGCTCACGGTCCACAAGTCGAAGGGGCTGGAGTACGACGAGGTGTTCGTCCCCTTCCTGGCCGACGGGGTGTTCCCGTCGGGCCGGTCGCGCGACCGCTGGACCGGTGTCGCCCGGGCCCTGCCGGTGTCGCTGCGGGGTGACGGCGACAGCCTCGCCGACCTCACGGAGTTCACCACCGCCGGCGTCGCCCGCTACAAGCAGGAGTCCGCCCAGGAGTCGATGATGGAGGAGGTGCGGCTGGCCTACGTCGCCTTCACCCGCGCACGGCACCGGTTGCACCTGAGCGGTCACCGGTGGGGTCGGACCCAGAAGCGGCCGCGCGGCGTCTCTCGCTTCCTCGCCGACGCCCACGAGTGGAGCGTGGCATCCGGCTGCGAGCCCGAGGTCTGGTCGCCGGAGCCGGCCGACGACGAGCCCAACCCGCTGGGCGAGACGGTGCGCCACGCGTGGCCGCACCCGGTCGACGGGATGCAGCCCCGCAGGGAGCTCGCGGCCGAGGTCCGGCGTCGGATGGCCGCGGATGGCCCACCGCCCGACGTGCACCCCGTGCACGCCGACCTGGCCACCGAGCTCGACCTGCTGCTTGCCGAGGCCGAGCGGGTCGCCGACCCGGTCGTGGAGGTCACCCTGCCGTCCGCGCTCAGCGCCACCCAGGCCATGGCGTGGGCGGCCGACGCCGACGCGTTCGCCCGCGACCTGGCCCGACCCCGCCCCCGCCGACCGTCGCGCGCCGCGCGGTTCGGCACCTCCTTCCACGCGTGGATCGAGTCCACCTACCTGCCGAACCAGCAGGGCCTGCTGCTGGACCCGTCGGACCTCCCGGGCCGCGGCGACACCGACATCAGCGACGACGCCGACCTGGCCGCGATGAAGGCGGCGTTCGAGGCCGGTCCGTACGCGGGTCGCGAGCCGGTGTCGATCGAGGAGGGGTTCACCCTGCACCTCGGCGCACAGCGGCTGATCGGCCGGATCGACGCCGTCTTCACCACGACGCTGCCCGACGGCACCGACGGCTACGAGGTCGTCGACTGGAAGACCAACCGCGCCGCCACGGCCGATCCGCTCCAGCTCGCGGTGTACCGGTTGGCCTGGGCCGAGAAGCACGACGTGCCCGTCGACCGGGTCGTCGGCACGTTCGTCTACGTGCGGCTCGACCAGGTGGTGCGCCACGACGACCTGCCGGGCCGACCCGAGCTGGAGCGGCTGCTCGGAGGATGA
- the nudC gene encoding NAD(+) diphosphatase, whose protein sequence is MTRSGFAFDRTRHDRAGHLRADDRWREADPRVMVLGGEHVATVDGPAVRWMGLAEAPEGTWIHLGEQDGRQHAAVVVDRVPADLAPVSLRVLAPLLGAAELSLAIHAVAMARWLGSHPFCPRCGAATEVRAAGHLRHCTSCGTDHFPRTDPAVIMLVTDAEDRALLGRQAAWPAGRFSTLAGFVEPGENLEDAVRREVAEEVGVTVGEVRYAASQPWPFPSSLMLGFFGVAETTEIVVDEHEIAEARWVTREELTVLGESGELVLPPPYVSISRWLIETWHGGSIPGHW, encoded by the coding sequence GTGACCCGATCCGGTTTCGCCTTCGACCGCACCCGCCACGATCGCGCCGGACACCTGCGCGCCGACGACCGGTGGCGTGAGGCCGACCCCCGGGTGATGGTGCTGGGCGGCGAGCACGTCGCCACCGTCGACGGCCCGGCGGTGCGGTGGATGGGTCTGGCCGAGGCGCCCGAGGGCACCTGGATCCACCTCGGCGAGCAGGACGGACGTCAGCACGCCGCGGTCGTGGTCGACCGGGTGCCCGCGGACCTGGCCCCGGTCAGCCTGCGGGTCCTCGCGCCGCTGCTGGGCGCGGCAGAGCTGTCGTTGGCGATCCATGCCGTCGCGATGGCCCGCTGGCTCGGCTCGCACCCGTTCTGTCCTCGGTGCGGCGCCGCGACCGAGGTACGGGCCGCAGGACACCTGAGGCACTGCACGAGCTGCGGCACCGACCACTTCCCGCGGACCGACCCGGCCGTCATCATGCTGGTCACCGACGCCGAGGACCGGGCGCTCCTGGGCCGCCAGGCGGCGTGGCCGGCCGGCCGGTTCTCGACCCTGGCCGGGTTCGTCGAGCCGGGGGAGAACCTCGAGGACGCAGTGCGCCGCGAGGTCGCCGAGGAGGTGGGCGTCACGGTCGGCGAGGTCCGGTACGCCGCGAGCCAGCCCTGGCCGTTCCCGTCCAGCCTGATGCTGGGGTTCTTCGGCGTCGCCGAGACCACCGAGATCGTCGTCGACGAGCACGAGATCGCCGAGGCCCGGTGGGTGACCCGCGAGGAGCTCACCGTGCTGGGGGAGTCCGGCGAACTGGTGCTCCCGCCGCCGTACGTCTCGATCTCGCGGTGGCTCATCGAGACGTGGCACGGCGGGTCGATCCCCGGCCACTGGTGA
- a CDS encoding mycoredoxin yields the protein MSSQFTMYSTPWCGYCHRLKSQLAREGIEFDEVDIEAVPEAAAIVEKANGGNQTVPTLVFPDGSALTNPSVAQIKAQLAS from the coding sequence ATGTCCAGCCAGTTCACGATGTACTCGACCCCGTGGTGCGGCTACTGCCACCGGCTGAAGAGCCAGCTCGCCCGTGAGGGGATCGAGTTCGACGAGGTCGACATCGAGGCCGTCCCCGAAGCCGCCGCGATCGTCGAGAAGGCCAACGGCGGCAACCAGACGGTGCCGACGCTGGTGTTCCCCGACGGGTCGGCCCTGACCAACCCGTCCGTGGCGCAGATCAAGGCCCAGCTGGCCTCCTGA
- a CDS encoding ATP-dependent helicase, with translation MPDADDLLRGLDPEQQAVARALRGPVCVIAGAGTGKTRAVTHRIAYGVATGVYKPTEVLAVTFTTRAAGEMRTRLGALDAAGVQARTFHSAALRQARYFWPQVYGGEFPEIIASKFGLVADAARRHGLSSERSLLRDLSAEIEWAKVTNLRPADYPAAAGPARRQVADLDPGTVASLMTAYEDVKRERGRIDMEDILLITAAILAEDERIAAQVRRQYRWFVVDEFQDVNPLQSLLLDLWLGGRDDICVVGDPRQTIYSFAGASPRILRDFSRVHPGAERHELVRNYRSTPQIVAVANAVFPPRRRDAVEGVVLQSQQESGNPVSYTGYPDEPAEAAGVASEIALLHRRGVPYREMAVLFRINAQSEAFEEALGEHGIPFVLRGVEGFFQRAEVRQAVALLRGSAHAGEGADAGLAADVRAVLASMGYTDEPPSGAGATRDRWESLNALVSMAADLATADPAAGMGALVADLERRAASAHAPTADGVTLATLHSAKGLEWDAVFCVGMHEGMMPSVHADTPEAVEEERRLFYVGLTRARHDLLVSWAATRRQGGRSQRGPTRFLDPLIPANHAARRTADQPRSRKVSRCRVCDAVLATADERRRGRCEGCPSTYDEALFERLRAWRSETAAEHKVPAFVVFTDATLQSIAEVKPVDPRALLRIPGIGQSKLEKYGESVLALVGESR, from the coding sequence GTGCCCGACGCCGACGACCTGCTGCGAGGCCTCGACCCCGAACAGCAGGCGGTCGCCCGGGCGCTGCGCGGTCCGGTCTGCGTCATCGCGGGCGCCGGCACGGGCAAGACCCGGGCCGTCACCCACCGCATCGCCTACGGCGTCGCCACCGGGGTCTACAAGCCCACCGAGGTCCTCGCGGTCACCTTCACCACCCGGGCCGCCGGCGAGATGCGCACCCGGCTCGGTGCGCTGGACGCCGCCGGGGTGCAGGCCCGCACCTTCCACTCCGCCGCCCTGCGGCAGGCCCGGTACTTCTGGCCGCAGGTGTACGGCGGCGAGTTCCCCGAGATCATCGCGTCCAAGTTCGGGCTGGTGGCCGACGCGGCGCGCCGGCACGGCCTCTCCTCCGAACGGTCGCTGCTGCGCGACCTCTCGGCCGAGATCGAGTGGGCCAAGGTCACCAACCTGCGACCCGCCGACTACCCGGCTGCGGCCGGTCCGGCCCGCCGGCAGGTGGCCGACCTCGACCCGGGCACCGTCGCCTCGCTCATGACGGCCTACGAGGACGTCAAGCGCGAGCGGGGTCGCATCGACATGGAGGACATCCTGCTCATCACGGCCGCGATCCTCGCCGAGGACGAGCGCATCGCGGCCCAGGTCCGCCGGCAGTACCGCTGGTTCGTCGTCGACGAGTTCCAGGACGTCAACCCGTTGCAGTCGCTGCTGCTCGACCTGTGGCTCGGCGGTCGCGACGACATCTGCGTGGTCGGTGACCCGCGACAGACCATCTACTCCTTCGCGGGTGCCTCGCCCCGCATCCTGCGCGACTTCTCCCGTGTCCACCCCGGCGCCGAGCGGCACGAGCTGGTCCGCAACTACCGGTCGACGCCGCAGATCGTCGCCGTCGCCAACGCGGTGTTCCCGCCGCGCCGTCGCGACGCGGTCGAGGGGGTCGTGCTGCAGTCGCAGCAGGAGTCGGGCAACCCGGTCAGCTACACCGGCTACCCCGACGAGCCGGCCGAGGCCGCCGGGGTCGCCAGCGAGATCGCCCTGCTGCACCGGCGCGGTGTCCCCTACCGCGAGATGGCCGTCCTGTTCCGGATCAACGCCCAGTCCGAGGCCTTCGAGGAGGCGCTCGGTGAGCACGGCATCCCCTTCGTCCTGCGCGGGGTCGAGGGATTCTTCCAACGGGCCGAGGTGCGCCAGGCCGTGGCTCTCCTGCGCGGGTCCGCCCACGCCGGTGAGGGCGCCGACGCCGGTCTCGCGGCCGACGTCCGGGCCGTGCTGGCCTCGATGGGCTACACCGACGAGCCCCCGAGCGGAGCCGGGGCCACCCGGGACCGGTGGGAGTCGCTCAACGCACTGGTCTCGATGGCCGCAGACCTGGCCACGGCCGACCCCGCGGCCGGCATGGGGGCGCTGGTGGCCGACCTCGAGCGTCGTGCGGCGTCGGCCCACGCCCCCACCGCGGACGGCGTCACCCTGGCCACCCTGCACTCGGCCAAGGGCCTGGAGTGGGACGCCGTCTTCTGCGTCGGCATGCACGAGGGCATGATGCCCAGCGTCCACGCCGACACCCCCGAGGCGGTGGAGGAGGAGCGACGGTTGTTCTACGTCGGTCTCACCCGGGCCCGCCACGACCTGCTGGTGTCGTGGGCGGCCACCCGGCGGCAGGGCGGGCGGTCCCAGCGCGGCCCCACCCGCTTCCTCGACCCGCTCATCCCGGCGAACCACGCCGCCCGGCGCACCGCCGACCAGCCACGCAGCCGCAAGGTGTCGCGCTGCCGGGTCTGCGACGCCGTGCTCGCGACCGCCGACGAACGGCGCCGCGGACGCTGCGAGGGCTGTCCGTCGACCTACGACGAGGCGTTGTTCGAGCGGCTGCGCGCGTGGCGGTCCGAGACCGCGGCCGAGCACAAGGTGCCGGCGTTCGTGGTGTTCACCGACGCCACCCTGCAATCCATCGCCGAGGTCAAGCCGGTCGACCCGCGGGCGCTCCTGCGCATTCCCGGCATCGGGCAGAGCAAGCTGGAGAAGTACGGCGAGTCAGTGCTGGCCCTGGTCGGCGAATCCCGGTAG